The Tenrec ecaudatus isolate mTenEca1 chromosome 6, mTenEca1.hap1, whole genome shotgun sequence genome has a window encoding:
- the BAZ2A gene encoding bromodomain adjacent to zinc finger domain protein 2A isoform X1 yields the protein MEMEANDHFNFTGLSPASAASGLKPSPSGEGLYTNGSPMNFPQQGKSLNGDVNVNGLSTVSHTTTSGILNSASHSSTSHLHHPNVAYDCLWNYSQYPSANPGSNLKDPPLLSQFSGGQYPLNGILGGSRQPSSPSHNTNLRAGSQEFWANGTQSPMGLNFDSQELYDSFPDQNFEVIPNGPSSFFTSPQSSPMLGSSTQTFAPSQEVGSGIHPDETGEKELTSVVAENGTGLVGSLELEQEQSELKMCGYNGSIPSVDSLHQDVSVLVPDPSVSCLDDPSHLPDQLEDTPILSEESLEPFNSLAPEPVSGGLYGIDDTELMGEEDKLPLEDSSVISALNCPSLNNTTAFSLLADDSQTSSSIFASPTSPPVLGESVLQDNSFDLNNSSDTEQEDMETQVSDFPPPLTQTASDQPSTIHLRPATSAAASPTEALGISPQVSLAASTEISPVVSPAAFPTASPTSSATLPAVFSEVSLTTSPVTSLKASPAASPAAAFPTASPTNEVNSFPETTADLEDITGDGVTAGSGEVLRRRIATAEEVRLPLQHGWRREVRIKKGSHRWQGETWYYGPCGKRMKQFPEVIKYLSRNVVHNVRREHFSFSPRMPIGDFFEERDTPEGVQWVQLSAEEIPSRIQAITGKRGRPRNTEKAKAKEVTKVKRGRGRPPKVKITELVNKTDNRLLKKAEAQESPNEDDKAKISKIKKKIKRKIQRGECQTPNQGQARNKRRQEAKSVKQKETKKKPKAEKEKVKTKQEKLKGKVKREKKEKVKMKEKEELAKAKPACKADKTLATQRRLEERQRQQMILEEMKKPTEDMCLTDHQPLPDFTRIPGLILPSGIFSDCLTIVEFLHSFGKVLGFDPAKDVPSLGVLQEGLLCQGDSLGEVQDLLMRLLKAALYDPGLPSYCQSLKILGEKVSEIPLTRDNVSEILRCFLMAYGVEPAFCDSLRTQPFQAQPPQQKAAVLAFLVHELNGSTLIINEIDKTLESMSSYRKNKWIVEGRLRRLKTALAKRTGRPEIELQGPEEGLGRRRSSRIMEETSGMEEEEEEETIASGRGRRGRRDGEVDVPASSIPELERQIEKLSKRQFFFRKKLLHSSQMLRAVSLGQDRYRRRYWVLPYLAGIFVEGTEGNLVPEDVEKQEPNSLKMAVHSAPNSTLLVKKELADSSTPAASPVRARGRPRKTKPGSVRPKHLKSPIKSQDSEQPEAQPEAQLHPEFQSQPQPQPQSLPPLQPQPHLEPQPLPSPQLHLQSHNGFLEPEGSPLSLGQSQHDLSQSAFLSWLSQTQSHGSLLSSSVLTPDSSPGKLDPAPSQAMEEPEPDEAESSPDPQAPWLNFSSQIPCNAAPTPPPAVSEDQSTPSPQLPVTSKPVIRPSAANSRSPLQFCSTPFPVAVPKRRAGDPGEMLQSPTGLGQPKRRGRPPSKFFKQMEQRYLTQLTAQPVPPEMHSGWWWIRDLEMLDATLKALHPRGIREKALHKHLSKHRDFLQEVCLRPSADPIFEPSQLPAFQEELLSWSSREKTYETDLAVLQWVEELEQRVILSDLQIRGWSCPSADSTREDLAYAEHLTDSQEDITWRGRAREGLAPQRKTTNPLDLAVMRLATLEQNVERRYLREPLWPAHEVVLEKALLSSPNGAPQCTTTEISYEITPRIRAWRQTLERCRSAAQVCLCLGQLERSIAWEKSVNKVTCLVCRKGDNDEFLLLCDGCDRGCHIYCHRPKMEAVPEGDWFCAVCLAQQAEGEFTQQPGFPKRGQKRKSGCMLDLVEGDGRRRRVPSRGPEGLAAPRYSEEGLSLSKRRRLSMRNHHSDLTFCEIILMEMESHDAAWPFLEPVNPRLVSGYRRIIKNPMDFSTMRERLLRGGYTSSEEFAADALLIFDNCQTFNEDDSEVGKAGHIMRRFFESRWEEFYQGKQANL from the exons AAATGGAGGCAAATGACCATTTTAATTTTACTGGCCTTTCCCCTGCATCTGCTGCCTCAGGACTGAAACCCTCTCCTTCAGGGGAGGGCCTCTACACTAACGGGTCTCCCATGAACTTCCCCCAGCAAGGGAAAA GTTTGAATGGGGATGTGAATGTTAATGGCTTATCTACTGTATCTCACACTACTACTTCAGGGATTTTGAACTCTGCTTCCCACTCCAGCACCTCACACCTCCATCACCCCAACGTGGCCTACGACTGTCTCTGGAACTATTCACAATACCCATCTGCCAATCCTGGCAGCAACCTCAAGGACCCACCCCTTCTCTCCCAGTTTTCTGGGGGACAATATCCACTGAACGGCATCCTTGGAGGCAGCCGACAACCTTCATCCCCAAGTCACAACACTAACCTTCGGGCTGGGAGCCAAGAGTTCTGGGCCAATGGTACCCAGAGTCCCATGGGGCTTAACTTTGACTCACAGGAACTGTATGATTCCTTTCCTGACCAGAATTTTGAGGTGATACCCAATGGACCCTCTAGTTTTTTCACCTCCCCACAGTCTTCTCCTATGTTGGGATCCAGCACCCAGACCTTTGCCCCCTCCCAGGAGGTAGGCAGTGGTATCCATCCTGATGAGACGGGAGAAAAGGAGCTGACTTCAGTGGTGGCAGAAAACGGCACTGGCTTGGTAGGCAGCCTGGAGCTGGAACAGGAGCAGTCAG AACTGAAGATGTGTGGCTACAATGGCTCCATCCCCTCTGTGGACTCATTGCACCAAGATGTCTCTGTCCTGGTccctgacccttctgtgagcTGCTTAGATGATCCTTCACACCTTCCTGACCAACTGGAAGACACTCCAATCCTCAGTGAAGAGTCATTGGAGCCCTTCAACTCTCTAGCACCAG AGCCAGTGAGTGGAGGACTCTATGGTATAGATGATACAGAGCTAATGGGTGAAGAGGACAAGCTGCCTCTGGAGGACAGCTCTGTCATCTCTGCCCTTAATTGCCCTTCACTCAATAATACCACTGCCTTCAGTCTCCTGGCAGATGATAGTCAAACTTCATCATCAATCTTTGCCAGCccaacctctccacctgtctTGGGGGAGTCCGTCCTGCAAG ATAACAGCTTTGATCTGAATAACAGTAGTGACACAGAACAGGAAGATATGGAGACTCAGGTTTCTGACTTCCCGCCACCCCTGACCCAGACAGCCTCTGACCAGCCATCCACTATTCACCTACGCCCAGCAACCTCTGCAGCAGCATCACCAACAGAGGCCCTGGGAATTTCCCCGCAAGTCTCTCTAGCAGCCTCCACAGAAATCTCCCCAGTTGTTTCCCCAGCTGCTTTTCCAACAGCCTCTCCAACTTCCTCAGCAACCCTCCCAGCAGTTTTCTCAGAAGTCTCCCTGACTACCTCCCCAGTGACCTCCCTAAAAGCATCCCCTGCAGCTTCTCCAGCAGCCGCCTTCCCTACAGCCTCCCCAACAAATGAGGTGAACAGCTTCCCTGAGACCACTGCTGATCTGGAAGATATCACTGGAGACGGAGTCACTGCTGGCAGTG GTGAAGTTCTAAGGAGACGGATTGCTACTGCAGAAGAAGTTCGCCTTCCCCTCCAGCATGG GTGGCGGAGAGAGGTGCGCATCAAGAAAGGCAGCCACCGATGGCAGGGGGAGACCTGGTATTACGGCCCCTGTGGGAAGAGGATGAAACAGTTCCCGGAAGTGATTAAG TACCTGAGTCGAAACGTAGTGCACAACGTGCGTCGTGAGCACTTCAGCTTCAGTCCCCGAATGCCTATTGGAGATTTCTTTGAAGAGAGAGACACACCAGAG GGTGTGCAGTGGGTACAGCTCTCTGCAGAGGAAATCCCATCCAGGATTCAAGCAATTACTGGCAAACGGGGCCGACCTCGAAACACTgagaaggccaaggccaaggagGTCACCAAGGTGAAGCGGGGCCGAGGTCGGCCCCCCAAGGTCAAAATCACTGAGCTAGTGAATAAGACAGACAACCGCCTCCTGAAAAAAGCAGAGGCTCAAG AATCACCAAATGAAGATGataaagcaaaaataagtaaaattaaaaagaagataaAGCGGAAGATCCAACGAGGAGAATGTCAGACCCCCAATCAAGGGCAG GCCCGAAACAAACGGAGACAAGAGGCCAAGAGTGTAAAGCAGAAGGAGACTAAGAAAAAACCCAAG GCTGAGAAGGAGAAGGTTAAAACAAAGCAGGagaaattgaagggaaaagtCAAGAGAGAAAAGAAGGAGAAGGTGAAAATGAAGGAAAAGGAGGAACTGGCCAAAGCTAAGCCCGCCTGTAAAGCAGACAAGACTCTGGCCACCCAAAGGCGCTTGGAGGAGCGGCAAAGGCAGCAAATGATCTTGGAGGAGATGAAGAAGCCCACTGAGGATATGTGTCTGACTGACCACCAG CCTCTGCCGGACTTCACTCGCATTCCTGGTCTGATACTGCCCAGTGGAATCTTTTCCGACTGCTTGACCATTGTGGAGTTTCTGCACAGTTTCGGCAAGGTGCTGGGCTTTGATCCTGCTAAAGATGTGCCTAGCCTGGGGGTCCTGCAGGAGGGACTGTTGTGTCAAGGTGACAGCTTGGGCGAGGTGCAGGACCTGCTGATGCGGCTCCTGAAGGCTGCACTCTATGATCCTGGCTTGCCCTCCTACTGTCAG TCCTTAAAGATCTTGGGGGAGAAGGTGTCGGAGATCCCACTGACGAGAGACAATGTGTCTGAGATCCTGCGCTGCTTTCTCATGGCATATGGAGTGGAGCCAGCCTTCTGTGACAGCCTGCGCACCCAGCCTTTTCAGGCCCAGCCACCCCAACAGAAGGCTGCTGTCCTAGCCTTCCTTGTGCATGAGCTCAATGGCTCCACCCTTATCATCAA TGAAATCGACAAGACCCTGGAGAGTATGTCCAGCTACAGGAAAAACAAGTGGATTGTAGAAGGCCGGCTCCGGAG ACTGAAAACTGCTCTGGCCAAGCGAACTGGGCGGCCTGAAATAGAGTTGCAAGGGCCAGAGGAAGGTCTGGGGCGGAGGCGAAGTTCTCGCATCATGGAGGAGACCAGTggcatggaggaggaggaagaggaagagactaTTGCATCTGGCCGTGGCCGGAGGGGTCGAAGAGATGGAGAG GTTGATGTCCCAGCCTCCAGCATCCCAGAACTAGAGCGCCAGATAGAAAAACTCAGCAAG CGCCAGTTCTTCTTCCGCAAAAAACTGCTTCACTCATCCCAAATGCTTCGGGCTGTCTCCTTGGGTCAGGACCGCTACAGACGCCGCTACTGGGTGCTTCCATATTTGGCCGGGATCTTTGTGGAAGGAACAGAGGGGAATTTAG TTCCTGAGGATGTGGAAAAGCAGGAACCTAACTCCTTAAAGATGGCTGTCCATTCAGCGCCTAACTCAACCCTCCTCGTAAAGAAGGAGTTAGCTGACTCCAGTACCCCTGCTGCTTCTCCTGTCCGGGCTCGAGGCCGACCTCGAAAAACTAAGCCTGGGTCTGTGCGACCTAAGCACCTTAAGTCTCCTATCAAGAGTCAAGATTCAGAACAGCCTGAGGCTCAGCCTGAGGCCCAGCTCCATCCTGAATTTCAGTCCCAACCCCAACCTCAGCCTCAGTCTCTGCCTCcgctccaaccccaaccccaccttgAGCCCCAACCCCTGCCTTCACCCCAACTCCACCTCCAGTCCCATAATGGGTTCCTGGAGCCAGAAGGCTCCCCACTGTCTCTGGGTCAGAGCCAGCATGACCTCAGCCAGTCAGCTTTCCTTTCCTGGCTGAGCCAGACTCAGAGCCATGGCTCCCTCTTGAGCAGCTCCGTCCTCACACCAGATAGCAGCCCAGGAAAACTGGACCCAGCCCCATCACAGGCCATGGAGGAGCCAGAGCCGGATGAAGCAGAATCCAGCCCTGACCCTCAGGCTCCCTGGCTTAACTTCTCATCCCAGATCCCCTGCAATGCTGCTCCAACACCACCCCCTGCAGTTTCTGAGGACCAGTCTACTCCTTCCCCTCAACTTCCAGTCACCTCCAAGCCA GTGATTAGACCCAGTGCTGCCAATTCCCGTTCTCCACTGCAGTTCTGTTCTACCCCCTTCCCTGTGGCAGTCCCCAAGAGGCGAGCAGGAGATCCTGGAGAAATGCTACAGAGCCCCACAGGATTGGGACAGCCAAAGCGGAGAGGCAGACCACCCAGTAAGTTCTTCAAACAAATGGAGCAGCGTTACCTAACCCAGCTGACGGCCCAGCCTGTGCCCCCTG AGATGCACTCTGGCTGGTGGTGGATCCGAGACCTAGAGATGCTGGATGCCACCCTGAAGGCCCTGCACCCCCGAGGCATCCGGGAGAAAGCACTTCACAAGCACCTTAGCAAGCACAGGGACTTCTTGCAGGAAGTTTGTCTACGGCCCTCAGCTG AccctatctttgagcccagtcagCTACCTGCCTTTCAAGAAGAGCTGCTGAGCTGGTCCTCTAGAGAGAAGACATATGAGACGGACTTGGCTGTGCTTCAGTGGGTTGAGGAGCTGGAACAGCGGGTTATCCTTTCTGATCTGCAGATTAGG GGCTGGTCCTGTCCCAGCGCAGACTCTACCCGTGAAGACTTGGCCTACGCTGAGCATCTGACCGACTCCCAGGAGGACATCACCTGGCGAGGGCGGGCCAGGGAAGGCTTGGCACCCCAGCGGAAAACTACCAACCCTCTGGATCTGGCTGTGATGCGATTGGCCACCCTGGAGCAGAATGTGGAGCGGCGGTACCTGCGGGAGCCCCTGTGGCCAGCCCAcgaggtggtgctggagaaggctcTGCTCAGTTCACCCAATGGTGCTCCCCAGTGCACCACCACAGAGAT ATCATATGAGATTACACCTCGCATTCGTGCCTGGCGCCAAACCCTTGAGCGGTGCCGGAGTGCAGCCcaagtgtgtttgtgcttgggtcaGCTGGAGAGGTCCATTGCCTGGGAGAAATCTGTCAACAAAGTg ACCTGTCTAGTCTGCCGGAAGGGTGACAATGATGAGTTTCTTCTGCTTTGTGATGGGTGTGACCGTGGCTGCCACATTTACTGCCATCGGCCCAAGATGGAGGCTGTCCCGGAAGGAGACTGGTTCTGTGCTGTCTGTCTGGCCCAG CAGGCAGAGGGAGAATTCACTCAGCAGCCTGGTTTCCCAAAGCGAGGCCAGAAGCGGAAAAGTGGCTGCATGTTGGACTTGGTGGAGGGTGATGGCCGTCGCCGCCGAGTGCCATCACGGGGCCCAGAAGGCCTTGCTGCCCCTCGGTATTCAGAAGAGGGCCTGTCCCTCTCCAAGCGGCGGCGACTGTCCATGCGGAACCATCACAGCGATCTCACATTTTGCGA GATTATCCTCATGGAGATGGAGTCCCATGATGCAGCGtggcctttcctggagcctgtaaACCCACGGTTAGTGAGTGGGTACCGGCGCATCATCAAAAACCCCATGGATTTCTCCACCATGCGTGAGCGACTGCTGCGGGGCGG GTATACCAGCTCTGAGGAGTTTGCAGCAGATGCCCTCCTGATCTTCGACAACTGCCAGACCTTCAACGAGGATGACTCTGAAGTGGGCAAGGCTGGACACATCATGCGCCGCTTCTTTGAGAGCCGCTGGGAGGAGTTTTATCAGGGAAAACAGGCCAATCTGTGA